The nucleotide window aattacggcaattgtgtattttgtgatgctccTCAGTTCAAGCTTTTACCATGGTTTCTCTTGATCCATACAGGCAAATTCAGgggaaatttcttctttttattcatgGAGTAGCATAACTACTGGTTGATGTGATCTGTATAATGTTTTGAtccgaataaattatttatttaatgcgctataaagaataaatacaaacTGGCTTAATACTAGTAAATTAGGAATAATAGAAATGTATGTACCTTAAAACATTCTGATGAATTTTTATccaactttttaaattatgttcagtGATcaagttaagtttttcatttgtTGTAACCGTatggtttttcaaaaattctctttgtaaatggattttaatagaagaattatcaaaattaaaaattttgtcagCAGTCATATTTAGATGATCAAAATACGAGCACAACAAAGCCAAAAGGCTAATAATAAAACCCTCCATCACTTGTTTCTGTGTAGCAGCAAAAAAAATACCTAGCATACCCAAAAGCtgagaaatttcaaaattaggGCTTTTATCAATATCGGGTATCCATATATCaacagaaataactttttttccatCCATTCTGAAAACTCCTAAGCttctaaaaacatttaatgaaaaaaattcaacagcAGAAACAGCCACAATGGAAACACTTACaaggttatatattttaagaaatttataatcgGAGAGCATTCTTTTATGAAACGTACATTCATGGTCTAACGGATCAGTTAAACAAGTGCTTGTAAtatcatcaaaaaattttaaaatttctttaaaaggcTTAGTAATTTTAGCAACATACATGGCAATAAATAAACcgtataatacagtaataatgcCTGTGAAATCGATACAAATTCTGTCTACTGATTTCATTTGTACCATCTgaatagaaaaaagtaagaaaactgTTAAATCAATGGCCATCGTACacatgcaatataaataaaaccaaattccAGCATTCTCCAATCCAGGGATTGTCAGTCCGAACAAAATACTGCATCTAGCACTGACAACATGAGTTTCATAAATACTAACGCtcattatttatggaaaaaatcttcaggctgaaacAAAAGCATTGAAAAACCATGAGatacaaaattagaattaaatttttagctgataaaatgtattgaaacacatGCTTTTCTTAAATTGTTCATGAATGATTTGTCTCAAAATTATGAACAATTCATTGTAAGCCTCTTCATAGATGATACAACTACATTTATAGAtctgaagatttaatatttaaaataacttaaagatTCTAAATTAGCAGTTCAAAGAATTATCCACTCCTTGTATTGTAAGTATCTATGAGAGAGAGGTTGTTCCTAAAGTAAAgccagtttcattgtaaaaaaattattctgaaaactttataaatattttcttattttctcaaacttatactacttctctgtaTAATTGTCACATGAATtaaagacatttatcgtagcaaaACACCAACTTCAATATgccctcgtcatattcttctggtgccagtccatttagccaatgattaacagtatttttaagttcatcatcacccgcaaattgcttaccactcaaaaattctttcaattttccaaaacatatggtaatcagaaggagatAAGTCCAAATTATGTGGagggtgatcataaatttcccatccaaatgtaaatcacatgtcggaccACATGTGGACAAGCATTctcccccgaggggagaagatctcgcctcgtagcgtgtcaggtcgctacaccactccCCTCCGTTCCATGCcagtaatggctttaacggaggacatcttcttgccctcaaactgatcacaatccacagtgttcagcccggccacggtgagatgccaccgatgcagatgccccgagggataTCTACATCGGTAATCCGCCACGAGAGATAGTAATGAGttctgccttccgaagaagacagctgacacctaacgctaccacgttgccctcaggaactaagcaaaAGCCGAATTGCGgagaagaagaccccgcgcctaccaCAATCAGCTCTAAACTACACTACACCCCTAGTGCATAAATGCATCAAgcatgccacgacagcatatctaTCAGCAGATTCGATCACCGCAAACGGATCGTAAGAATTTAAGCGATTGGAGCACAGCCAACAATAAACCTAGTCCCAGAGGTCCTCAAGTCTGGTccgtcgggagctgagtataacctctaatctCCCACTACAGCTCCAGCTTAGAGGGCCGCTCGGAATAGTGTGCACTCCAATTCTACAAATCGCCATGCTAAAGTTTTGATTGTGCTCGGGGAGCGAACTCCCAGGGCACAACCTCCATTGAGactaaatttaatctaaatgcCCGCTACGGATCGTAAAGAATTTAAGCGATCGGAGTACAGCCGCAAGAAACAATAAACCAAGTCCCAGAGGTCCTCAAGTCTGGTccgtcgggagctgagtataacctctaatctCCCACTACAGCTCCATTTTAGAGGGCCACTCGGAAAAACACCCTGGTCGATCGCAACCAATTTAACTCATTACCCCCTTAATAAGTGTGCACTCCGATCAGACAAATCGTCATGCTAAAGTTAGTAAATCATGCTCAGGGAGCGAACTCCCCGGACACAACCTCCATTGAAACTAATCTAACCGAGGCCggtgccaaagcgcctacctctGGCCAGTTAAACTGCCTGGGCGGTGCCCTACCCACCCGAGAGTCCTACGGGACAAGGCCCCGCAAACGCCAACACAGGTACGAGAAGCCACAGGCTAGTCAAGTAATTGTGCAGCAGCGCAAGCTGCTAGGATACCTAAACTCTGCCAGGTCGACACCATCTAGAAAATGCCGCAACCCAGTCAAAGACTGGAACTGAAAAACCTAAAAGCCAGATCCACCCATGTCCAATGCGGAATCGACTCTGCAAGCAGAGCCAGCACCACCAGAAACCCGCGGTCGAGAAATAAAACttccaaagaagcgatttggcttcGCAGTAACAAAACATACAGCCTTCCGCATCAGAATTGAGGTGGATCATTGTTAAAAGAACAACTAAACGGCCTGGCAGATCGCCCAACTAACGATGAGCGGTGTTGAAAAACAACACCAAGACTCCAACAACAACTCTCCTAACTCTGTGTGCAAATACAATGCCTCAAAGAAGGATACTAACTATccaataaattgaaatacaattctaccgcacgtaagtaacagccacagtccttactgttgaccgaatgcttgcactctttgcgcaaccttttacagttaacgcaTAATGGACCCTCGGCTTTCCGCGGACAGTCATCGCGCTTGTGACCTTCCacgccacaatgcgcgcagaccgacgcatacttacagaatttggccctGTGACCAAAAAGACAGCACTTGAAGCACCTTTGCACATCAACGTACTCTTTGACCCTACAGGAAGTAAAATCGACATACAACCTACCCTCAGACACAAACTTCTGAAAGAGACCAGCACCGAGTTCAAAAACACCGTGATACCGCTGAGCCTCACGGCGTCCGGTCTTGAAGAGTAGCCTTCACTCTTTTGCAAATGCAGCCTCATCCAACTCGGTGTTCTGCTCCCTCACGAGAGACAGAACCTC belongs to Lycorma delicatula isolate Av1 chromosome 1, ASM4794821v1, whole genome shotgun sequence and includes:
- the LOC142317910 gene encoding uncharacterized protein LOC142317910, with product MAIDLTVFLLFSIQMVQMKSVDRICIDFTGIITVLYGLFIAMYVAKITKPFKEILKFFDDITSTCLTDPLDHECTFHKRMLSDYKFLKIYNLVSVSIVAVSAVEFFSLNVFRSLGVFRMDGKKVISVDIWIPDIDKSPNFEISQLLGMLGIFFAATQKQVMEGFIISLLALLCSYFDHLNMTADKIFNFDNSSIKIHLQREFLKNHTVTTNEKLNLITEHNLKSWIKIHQNVLRLCRELTDLLSPMLAFYLVNITSLVAVAVISVTLTNLPPAELISLSSYATFCGITLYLMCHYGSCILEKSDKTAQPIFWKCFQEDGRVSKNVYQSLRIVFQRTLRPLVVSPFRSTNFELSKVSFVSIIGSIISVYFALKKIKEITAE